A part of Acropora palmata chromosome 6, jaAcrPala1.3, whole genome shotgun sequence genomic DNA contains:
- the LOC141883537 gene encoding cytochrome b5 domain-containing protein 1-like — MPGKATKRPKYYTPNEVSVHNTLKDLWVSFLGKVYDLTPLCEKNAGDVLLKPIIEAAGKDISHWFDKKTKDIRTHIDPITKCKFYYTPRGRFIHTPPRCPHTDWANDFGRPWWKDESYCIGVLSAVTRRIRIINTLTSQEQAIEVCSEEILSEIQDRYVKYNAHAASYTWKYNGRNLDMEKTLEENGVSDESEEFYKLSMNEEHFLPAIHLYFNDDLTEA; from the exons ATGCCTGGAAAAGCCACAAAAAGGCCAAAATACTACACACCAAATGAAGTGAGTGTTCACAACACTTTGAAGGACTTATGGGTGTCTTTTCTAGGCAAGGTTTACGACCTCACACCACTCTGTGAAAAAAACGCAG GTGATGTTCTTTTGAAGCCTATCATAGAGGCTGCAGGGAAAGACATATCACACTGGTttgataagaaaacaaaagat ATCCGCACTCACATTGACCCTATCACAAAATGCAAGTTTTATTACACACCCAGAGGACGGTTTATACACACTCCTCCAAGGTGTCCACACACAGACTGGGCAAATGATTTTGGACGACCTTGGTGGAAAGATGAGTCATACTGCATTGGAGTGCTTTCTGCTGTAACTAGGAGAATTCGAATTATCAACACACTGACTTCTCAAGAACAAGCTATTGAG GTTTGCTCTGAGGAAATACTGAGTGAAATCCAAGATCGCTATGTCAAATACAATGCACATGCAGCCAGCTATACATGGAAATACAATGGACGAAACTTGGACATGGAAAAAACACTGGAAGAGAATGGAGTGTctgatgaaagtgaagagtttTACAAACTGAGCATGAATGAGGAACATTTTTTACCAGCAATACATTTGTATTTCAATGATGACCTAACTGAGGCATAG
- the LOC141883524 gene encoding peroxisomal targeting signal 1 receptor-like isoform X2 — translation MAMRDLVESECGSANPLMKLVTHYTQDQSFQQDGLVQERFGHHRQLAERAFHEAQQDELVSEFLHDPRTHAPPQSFRMGDLLHEMQEIELRNAHHSPVKAPGIADLASSEWAAEYMSFEVQRAEEWSKEYEQERRLQPVAGIHDGSAKWADEYLEHISDVGQEDLDDAAWVNKYKVDSENAAELSKTAGELIENATDPKFANSKVIDAKTGQEVTEESETSTEWVDEYEKFKANEADEWIKELTSTTNVQKSDTEFWADLEGEWNELIRRDGESDLSWYRDGDAALNKDYTFEEDNPLKDHPNPFEEGLKKLKEGDLISAILLFEAEVKQRPEHAEAWQYLGTSQAENEQDIAAIIALNKCLEKQPENLTALMALAVSYTNESMQAQACNTLKAWLKANPRYRNLVPNEPAESAASARSRLVTSSWMSSDMYNEIRELYITAAQRSPVNDIDSNVQVGLGVLFNLSGEYDKAVDCFQAALQAVPNDALLWNRLGATLANGGRSEEAVDAYRHALNLSPGFIRCRYNLGISCVNLNAHKQAVDHLLTALNMQRKGSIESAGSVSTMSDNIWSTLRMTLSLMGRSELHKAVDTRDLDHLNAVFPSESTDDGAVTV, via the exons atggCAATGCGGGATTTGGTTGAGAGTGAGTGTGGGAGTGCAAATCCTCTGATGAAGCTGGTGACACATTACACTCAAGATCAGTCTTTTCAACAG GACGGTCTTGTGCAAGAAAGGTTTGGCCATCACAGACAGTTG gctGAAAGGGCATTCCATGAAGCTCAGCAAGATGAG cTGGTATCTGAGTTTCTCCATGATCCTAGAACACATGCACCACCACAATCATTTCGCATGGGAGATTTGCTTCATGAAATGCAAGAAATTGAGCTGAGGAATGCACATCACTCTCCTGTTAAag CGCCTGGCATTGCTGATCTGGCATCTAGTGAGTGGGCTGCAGAATACATGTCATTTGAAGTGCAAAGAGCTGAAG AGTGGTCAAAAGAATATGAACAAGAAAGAAGATTACAGCCAGTAGCAG GAATTCATGATGGCTCAGCAAAGTGGGCTGATGAATACCTAGAACACATTAG TGACGTGGGACAGGAAGATTTGGATGATGCTGCATG GGTGAATAAGTACAAAGTTGACAGTGAAAATGCTGCGGAACTTTCTAAGACTGCTGGAGAGCTGATTGAAAATGCCACCGACCCAAAATTTGCCAACTCAAAG GTTATAGATGCTAAGACAGGCCAGGAAGTTACAGAAGAGAGTGAAACTTCAACTGAATGGGTTGACGAGTatgagaaattcaaagcaaatgaagCAGATGAATGGATCAAAGAATTAACGTCGACAACAAATGTGCAAAAG tcTGACACAGAATTTTGGGCCGACTTAGAAGGCGAGTGGAATGAATTGATAAG ACGCGATGGAGAAAGTGATCTCTCTTGGTACAGAGACGGTGACGCAGCATTGAACAAG GACTACACTTTTGAAGAAGATAATCCGTTAAAAGACCACCCCAATCCATTTGAAGAGGGATTGAAAAAGCTGAAAGAAGGGGATTTGATCAGTGCGATCTTACTTTTCGAAGCAGAG GTCAAACAGCGACCCGAGCACGCTGAG GCGTGGCAGTACTTGGGTACAAGTCAAGCCGAAAATGAACAAGACATCGCAGCAATTATAGCTTTAAATAA GTGCCTTGAAAAACAGCCAGAAAATTTAACGGCACTAATGGCCTTAGCTGTTAGCTATACCAATGAATCCATGCAGGCCCAG gCGTGCAATACCTTAAAAGCATGGTTAAAAGCCAATCCTCG gTATCGCAACTTAGTGCCGAATGAACCCGCGGAATCAGCAGCCAGTGCTCGGTCAAGGCTTGTGACGTCATCCTGGATGTCATCTGATATGTACAATGAGATTAGGGAACTCTATATCACGGCAGCTCAACGTTCCCCTGTCAATGATATCGACTCTAACGTACAG GTTGGTCTTGGTGTTCTATTTAACTTATCAGGCGAGTACGACAAAGCGGTCGATTGTTTTCAGGCCGCTCTCCAAGCAGTTCCTAACGATGCGTTGCTCTGGAACAGACTGGGCGCTACTCTGGCGAACGGCGGACGCAGTGAAGAAGCGGTTGATGCTTACAGACATGCGCTAAATCTCAGTCCAGGCTTCATACGGTGTCGTTATAATTTGGGCATCAGCTGCGTTAATTTGAATGCGCATAAGCAAGCAGTTGATCATTTGTTGACGGCATTGAATATGCAACGAAAG GGTTCCATCGAGTCAGCGGGCTCAGTCTCCACAATGTCGGACAATATTTGGTCGACACTGCGCATGACATTGTCCCTTATGGGCAGGTCTGAGCTACATAAAGCAGTGGATACACGTGACCTGGATCATCTTAACGCTGTCTTTCCGTCGGAATCAACAGATGACGGCGCAGTAACTGTGTGA
- the LOC141883534 gene encoding tetratricopeptide repeat protein 17-like produces MIEDYPYLSYIGLYIISACLWSSDTLGATHWILNEREGVVRASSATADILKSDPVLSILTKTYPPKTGNGRKTNCDQCMKGRLYGMSNVIDTMGPTSLELFPAPQLTCGLPVNETFYDHLEGIANREYHPAFVEEDVALIFKKGENEDLDLGLTESNLKRAIEESPNSVVVCNHIGNFWRIRGSTFHSIECFRRALYYSPNDADALLNLAKVLYNLNYIQDAAYLARRSLEMQPTEQNCWLQHFTLGEILRASGDLEEAGIHFKHALDLNPSFELAEVHLREIGSPSTSPTNTYTFLIIGLLVVVVLATVYFMTLTSESRGTKSSRMSLWAEGKRPKKRPLS; encoded by the exons ATGATTGAGGATTATCCCTATCTGTCATACATTGGTCTGTATATTATTTCCGCCTGTTTATGGAGTTCGGATACTTTGGGAGCAACGCACTGGATTTTGAACGAGAGAGAAGGAGTTGTCCGGGCGAGTAGTGCCACAGCTGATATTCTGAAATCGGATCCTGTGTTATCAATTTTGACGAAAACTTATCCCCCCAAGACCGGGAATGGTAGGAAAACAAACTGTGATCAGTGTATGAAGGGTAGATTGTATGGAATGAG CAATGTCATTGATACCATGGGCCCAACATCTTTGGAGCTTTTCCCTGCCCCTCAATTAACCTGTGGTCTTCCAGTGAATGAGACATTTTATGATCATCTGGAGGGTATAGCAAACCGGGAGTATCATCCAGCATTTGTGGAGGAGGATGTGGCTTTGATATTTAAAAAGGGTGAAAACGAAGATCTTGACTTAGGTCTTACTGAATCAAACTTAAAAAGAGCAATTGAAGAG AGCCCCAATTCTGTTGTGGTTTGTAATCACATTGGGAATTTCTGGAGAATCAGAGGTAGTACCTTCCACTCCATAGAGTGTTTCAGACGTGCACTGTACTACTCACCAAATGACGCTGATGCACTCCTCAATCTTGCCAAAGTATTATACAATCTAAATTATATCCAAGATGCAGCATACCTAGCACGAAGGTCACTAGAAATGCAACCGACTGAACAGAACTGTTGGTTGCAGCATTTTACTTTGGGTGAAATATTGAGAGCATCTGGAGACTTGGAGGAGGCAGGAATCCATTTCAAACATGCACTTGACCTTAACCCATCATTTGAGCTCGCGGAGGTTCACTTGCGGGAGATTGGATCACCATCAACTTCACCTACAAATACATACACCTTCCTTATCATTGGTTTACTGGTCGTAGTTGTCCTGGCAACTGTTTATTTTATGACATTAACAAGTGAAAGCCGCGGAACAAAAAGCAGTCGAATGTCCTTGTGGGCTGAAGGGAAAAGGCCCAAAAAAAGACCCTTGTCATAA
- the LOC141883524 gene encoding peroxisomal targeting signal 1 receptor-like isoform X1 — MAMRDLVESECGSANPLMKLVTHYTQDQSFQQDGLVQERFGHHRQLAERAFHEAQQDELVSEFLHDPRTHAPPQSFRMGDLLHEMQEIELRNAHHSPVKAPGIADLASSEWAAEYMSFEVQRAEEWSKEYEQERRLQPVAGIHDGSAKWADEYLEHISDVGQEDLDDAAWVNKYKVDSENAAELSKTAGELIENATDPKFANSKFMKFVKKLRDGEYTIENNQVIDAKTGQEVTEESETSTEWVDEYEKFKANEADEWIKELTSTTNVQKSDTEFWADLEGEWNELIRRDGESDLSWYRDGDAALNKDYTFEEDNPLKDHPNPFEEGLKKLKEGDLISAILLFEAEVKQRPEHAEAWQYLGTSQAENEQDIAAIIALNKCLEKQPENLTALMALAVSYTNESMQAQACNTLKAWLKANPRYRNLVPNEPAESAASARSRLVTSSWMSSDMYNEIRELYITAAQRSPVNDIDSNVQVGLGVLFNLSGEYDKAVDCFQAALQAVPNDALLWNRLGATLANGGRSEEAVDAYRHALNLSPGFIRCRYNLGISCVNLNAHKQAVDHLLTALNMQRKGSIESAGSVSTMSDNIWSTLRMTLSLMGRSELHKAVDTRDLDHLNAVFPSESTDDGAVTV; from the exons atggCAATGCGGGATTTGGTTGAGAGTGAGTGTGGGAGTGCAAATCCTCTGATGAAGCTGGTGACACATTACACTCAAGATCAGTCTTTTCAACAG GACGGTCTTGTGCAAGAAAGGTTTGGCCATCACAGACAGTTG gctGAAAGGGCATTCCATGAAGCTCAGCAAGATGAG cTGGTATCTGAGTTTCTCCATGATCCTAGAACACATGCACCACCACAATCATTTCGCATGGGAGATTTGCTTCATGAAATGCAAGAAATTGAGCTGAGGAATGCACATCACTCTCCTGTTAAag CGCCTGGCATTGCTGATCTGGCATCTAGTGAGTGGGCTGCAGAATACATGTCATTTGAAGTGCAAAGAGCTGAAG AGTGGTCAAAAGAATATGAACAAGAAAGAAGATTACAGCCAGTAGCAG GAATTCATGATGGCTCAGCAAAGTGGGCTGATGAATACCTAGAACACATTAG TGACGTGGGACAGGAAGATTTGGATGATGCTGCATG GGTGAATAAGTACAAAGTTGACAGTGAAAATGCTGCGGAACTTTCTAAGACTGCTGGAGAGCTGATTGAAAATGCCACCGACCCAAAATTTGCCAACTCAAAG tttatgaAGTTTGTTAAGAAACTAAGAGATGGTGAATACACCATTGAAAATAACCAG GTTATAGATGCTAAGACAGGCCAGGAAGTTACAGAAGAGAGTGAAACTTCAACTGAATGGGTTGACGAGTatgagaaattcaaagcaaatgaagCAGATGAATGGATCAAAGAATTAACGTCGACAACAAATGTGCAAAAG tcTGACACAGAATTTTGGGCCGACTTAGAAGGCGAGTGGAATGAATTGATAAG ACGCGATGGAGAAAGTGATCTCTCTTGGTACAGAGACGGTGACGCAGCATTGAACAAG GACTACACTTTTGAAGAAGATAATCCGTTAAAAGACCACCCCAATCCATTTGAAGAGGGATTGAAAAAGCTGAAAGAAGGGGATTTGATCAGTGCGATCTTACTTTTCGAAGCAGAG GTCAAACAGCGACCCGAGCACGCTGAG GCGTGGCAGTACTTGGGTACAAGTCAAGCCGAAAATGAACAAGACATCGCAGCAATTATAGCTTTAAATAA GTGCCTTGAAAAACAGCCAGAAAATTTAACGGCACTAATGGCCTTAGCTGTTAGCTATACCAATGAATCCATGCAGGCCCAG gCGTGCAATACCTTAAAAGCATGGTTAAAAGCCAATCCTCG gTATCGCAACTTAGTGCCGAATGAACCCGCGGAATCAGCAGCCAGTGCTCGGTCAAGGCTTGTGACGTCATCCTGGATGTCATCTGATATGTACAATGAGATTAGGGAACTCTATATCACGGCAGCTCAACGTTCCCCTGTCAATGATATCGACTCTAACGTACAG GTTGGTCTTGGTGTTCTATTTAACTTATCAGGCGAGTACGACAAAGCGGTCGATTGTTTTCAGGCCGCTCTCCAAGCAGTTCCTAACGATGCGTTGCTCTGGAACAGACTGGGCGCTACTCTGGCGAACGGCGGACGCAGTGAAGAAGCGGTTGATGCTTACAGACATGCGCTAAATCTCAGTCCAGGCTTCATACGGTGTCGTTATAATTTGGGCATCAGCTGCGTTAATTTGAATGCGCATAAGCAAGCAGTTGATCATTTGTTGACGGCATTGAATATGCAACGAAAG GGTTCCATCGAGTCAGCGGGCTCAGTCTCCACAATGTCGGACAATATTTGGTCGACACTGCGCATGACATTGTCCCTTATGGGCAGGTCTGAGCTACATAAAGCAGTGGATACACGTGACCTGGATCATCTTAACGCTGTCTTTCCGTCGGAATCAACAGATGACGGCGCAGTAACTGTGTGA